One genomic segment of Arthrobacter sp. JZ12 includes these proteins:
- a CDS encoding MurT ligase domain-containing protein, protein MSGLSSLSVPLGKAVRALSRLRGGGSAFPGLVVERIDPGFMARALRDLPRGVVVVSGTNGKTTTTKMVVELLEGQGLKVFTNRTGSNFTRGVAAALLGDVDWRGRLKADVAVLELDEAHAVHFVNLVPPTHCLLLNVLRDQLDRFGEIDKTTRLLEQIAVKTTGTVVLNREDPRVASIASSVKNATVAYFGLNEGLRDTFPSDDELRGATGTAPASRLPADVVLETVDSNTASFSMDGESSTVELSLRGVYNIFNAAAALAMARVVLGKDARREALLNSLAAVEPAFGRGESLVVDGQPLELVLVKNPSGFRLGLKSFDATGYATMIAINDNYADGRDMSWLWDVDFDTLREAGVDMVSGVRAYDMALRLKYDDVSVADIDTDTGSALRTFIHSAKGRPKRIFCTYTAMLAIRRDLSRITEVKVVS, encoded by the coding sequence ATGTCTGGTCTGTCTAGCTTGAGCGTGCCCCTGGGCAAAGCAGTCCGAGCCCTGTCACGCCTGCGCGGCGGCGGCTCTGCCTTCCCCGGCCTGGTGGTGGAACGGATCGACCCCGGTTTCATGGCGAGGGCACTACGGGACCTGCCCCGCGGCGTCGTCGTTGTCAGTGGCACCAACGGCAAGACAACCACCACCAAGATGGTGGTGGAACTGCTTGAGGGTCAGGGCCTGAAGGTGTTCACCAACCGGACGGGAAGCAATTTCACCCGCGGAGTGGCTGCCGCCCTGTTGGGTGACGTGGACTGGCGCGGCCGCTTGAAGGCCGACGTTGCCGTACTTGAACTCGACGAGGCCCACGCCGTCCACTTCGTGAACCTGGTTCCACCGACCCACTGCCTGCTCCTGAATGTGCTGCGCGACCAGTTGGACCGGTTCGGCGAAATCGACAAGACCACCAGACTGCTTGAGCAGATTGCGGTCAAGACCACGGGCACGGTAGTGCTGAACCGGGAGGATCCGCGCGTCGCTTCAATCGCATCTTCGGTGAAGAACGCAACGGTTGCCTACTTCGGCCTCAACGAGGGTCTCCGGGACACGTTCCCCAGCGACGACGAGCTTCGGGGTGCAACCGGCACGGCACCGGCCTCGCGCCTGCCGGCAGACGTGGTTCTTGAGACCGTCGACTCGAACACGGCGTCCTTCTCGATGGACGGAGAGTCGAGCACCGTCGAACTGAGCCTCCGTGGTGTCTACAACATCTTCAACGCTGCCGCCGCCCTTGCCATGGCTCGGGTGGTCCTGGGCAAGGACGCCCGCCGGGAAGCGTTGCTCAATTCCCTGGCCGCGGTTGAGCCGGCCTTCGGCCGCGGTGAGTCGCTGGTGGTTGACGGGCAGCCGCTGGAGCTTGTGCTGGTGAAGAACCCCAGCGGGTTCCGGCTTGGCCTCAAGTCCTTCGATGCCACCGGTTACGCAACCATGATCGCCATCAACGACAACTACGCCGACGGCAGGGACATGTCCTGGCTCTGGGACGTCGATTTCGACACCCTTCGTGAAGCCGGTGTTGACATGGTCAGCGGCGTGCGCGCATATGACATGGCCCTGCGCCTGAAGTACGACGACGTTTCGGTCGCCGACATCGACACCGACACCGGTTCCGCGCTGCGCACCTTCATCCACAGCGCGAAGGGCCGGCCCAAGCGGATCTTCTGCACGTACACCGCCATGTTGGCAATACGCAGGGATCTGTCCCGAATTACCGAAGTGAAGGTGGTGTCATGA
- the ruvC gene encoding crossover junction endodeoxyribonuclease RuvC — protein sequence MTLRVMGVDPGLTRCGLAVVDVEPNRRATLVSVGVVGTPADVSLDRRLLMIAESVESWLDSHSPAVLAVERVFSQLNVSTVMGTAQASGVVIAAAARRGIPVALHTPTEVKAAVTGNGQSDKAAVTKMVTKILRLTTAPTPADAADALALAITHAWRTGASATARAQGGSGQTPAQRLWAEAEAKARRRR from the coding sequence GTGACTCTCAGGGTCATGGGCGTGGATCCGGGACTGACGCGCTGCGGCCTCGCGGTGGTCGACGTGGAGCCGAACCGGCGCGCTACCCTCGTTTCCGTCGGCGTAGTAGGTACACCCGCCGACGTCAGCCTGGACCGCAGGCTGCTCATGATCGCGGAGTCCGTTGAATCCTGGCTGGATTCCCACTCACCGGCGGTCCTCGCCGTCGAACGCGTTTTCAGCCAGCTGAACGTGAGCACCGTGATGGGCACCGCACAGGCGTCCGGCGTCGTCATCGCTGCAGCCGCGCGACGCGGCATACCGGTCGCGCTGCACACGCCCACTGAGGTCAAGGCTGCGGTCACCGGAAACGGGCAGTCGGACAAGGCCGCAGTCACCAAGATGGTCACCAAGATCCTTCGGCTGACAACCGCGCCCACTCCTGCGGACGCTGCAGACGCGCTTGCCCTGGCGATCACGCATGCCTGGCGGACCGGAGCTTCCGCCACGGCCCGCGCGCAGGGCGGTTCGGGGCAGACCCCCGCGCAGCGGTTGTGGGCGGAAGCGGAAGCAAAAGCACGACGGCGGCGCTAA
- the pdxT gene encoding pyridoxal 5'-phosphate synthase glutaminase subunit PdxT, whose amino-acid sequence MRVIESLGGSATAVRRPSELADIEGLIIPGGESTTMDKLTRAFDLAEPLRERVRDGFPVYGSCAGMIMLADTIADPSLDLSGSPQQTIGGLDIVVRRNAFGRQRESFETDLAFAELPGSPDPVHAVFIRAPWVEKVGESVQVLAQVDAPETPPAEHGVGQADARPVARIVAVRSGNLLATSFHPEVTGEHRVHELFLSMIAKRRAEHVGAL is encoded by the coding sequence ATGAGGGTGATTGAATCCCTGGGCGGATCAGCAACGGCAGTCCGCCGCCCTTCAGAGTTGGCAGACATCGAAGGACTGATCATTCCCGGGGGCGAGTCCACCACGATGGACAAGCTGACCCGCGCTTTCGACCTTGCCGAACCGCTGCGTGAACGAGTCCGGGACGGCTTTCCTGTCTACGGTTCCTGTGCGGGAATGATCATGCTCGCCGACACCATCGCCGATCCTTCCCTCGACCTGTCGGGCAGCCCTCAACAGACGATCGGCGGGCTGGACATCGTGGTGCGCAGGAACGCTTTCGGCCGGCAGCGTGAATCCTTCGAGACCGATCTCGCGTTCGCAGAGCTTCCCGGCAGCCCGGATCCTGTTCATGCGGTCTTCATCCGCGCTCCCTGGGTGGAGAAGGTCGGAGAGTCCGTGCAGGTCCTCGCGCAGGTGGATGCGCCGGAGACACCCCCCGCCGAGCACGGCGTCGGGCAGGCCGATGCACGGCCGGTCGCTAGAATTGTTGCAGTTCGCTCAGGAAACCTGCTGGCCACGAGCTTCCATCCGGAAGTCACAGGCGAGCACCGCGTTCACGAGCTTTTCCTATCCATGATCGCAAAGAGAAGGGCAGAGCATGTCGGGGCACTCTAA
- a CDS encoding glutamine amidotransferase, whose amino-acid sequence MTHDAPTSKGTIRILQLYPRDMNIYGDWGNVLVLKQRLAWHGYEAEVLEHNAGDAFQEDVDILIGGGGQDSGQVVIQEDLQANAARLRRLAEDGAPMLVICGLYQLFGKFFKTHDGMLIPGIGILDIETHGGSERLIGNVVANSEEFGEIHGYENHSGQTYLGPGVRPLATVTKGEGNNSSEDHEGARYRNIVASYLHGSLLPKNPAIADFLIREAAIRKYGSFEPGNLDDSLAELARKHAGARPR is encoded by the coding sequence ATGACCCACGACGCTCCAACGAGCAAGGGCACAATCCGCATCCTGCAGCTCTATCCCCGGGACATGAATATCTACGGAGACTGGGGTAACGTCCTGGTTCTCAAGCAGAGACTGGCGTGGCACGGCTACGAAGCCGAGGTGCTTGAACACAACGCCGGCGACGCCTTCCAGGAGGATGTCGACATCCTTATCGGCGGCGGCGGACAGGACAGCGGGCAGGTGGTCATCCAGGAGGACCTCCAAGCCAACGCCGCGCGCCTGCGTCGACTGGCGGAAGACGGCGCTCCGATGCTGGTGATCTGCGGCCTCTACCAGCTGTTCGGAAAGTTTTTCAAGACCCATGACGGGATGCTGATTCCCGGGATCGGCATCCTCGACATCGAGACCCACGGCGGCAGCGAACGGCTGATCGGCAACGTGGTCGCCAACAGCGAGGAGTTCGGGGAAATCCACGGCTACGAGAACCACAGCGGCCAGACCTACTTGGGCCCCGGCGTCCGGCCGCTCGCCACGGTCACGAAGGGCGAGGGCAACAACTCGAGTGAAGACCATGAGGGTGCCCGGTACCGGAACATCGTGGCCAGCTACCTGCACGGCTCCCTGCTGCCGAAGAACCCTGCCATCGCAGACTTCCTCATCCGCGAAGCCGCGATCCGCAAGTACGGCTCGTTCGAGCCCGGCAACCTGGACGACAGTCTGGCCGAACTCGCCCGCAAGCACGCCGGCGCACGTCCCCGCTGA
- the ruvB gene encoding Holliday junction branch migration DNA helicase RuvB produces MAADNEQPLVSPAVDPEDRAVEAALRPKNLDDFVGQARVRRQLSLVLEASRLRGRSADHVLLSGPPGLGKTTLAMIIAAEMNAPLRISSGPAIQHAGDLAAILSSLTDGEVLFLDEIHRMSRPAEEMLYMAMEDFRVDIVVGKGPGATAIPLDLPPFTLVGATTRAGLLPGPLRDRFGFTGHLEFYSTEELELVLRRSAMMMDMRVNSAAFAEIAGRSRGTPRIANRLLRRVRDWALVHAVDVIDAGSAGAALDMYEVDAKGLDRLDRAVLTALVTKFNGGPVGLSTLAIAVGEEPETVETVAEPYLVREGMLGRTPRGRIATAAAWEHLGLMMPPTVAAAMPEDLFSVYQEEHDGELGDETEWSRNKR; encoded by the coding sequence ATGGCGGCGGACAACGAACAGCCGCTGGTCTCTCCCGCGGTGGATCCTGAGGATCGCGCAGTCGAAGCGGCGCTCAGGCCGAAGAACCTTGACGATTTTGTGGGACAGGCTCGTGTGCGACGGCAGCTGTCCCTGGTGCTGGAAGCATCGCGCCTGAGGGGGCGCAGCGCGGACCACGTCCTGCTGTCCGGTCCGCCCGGACTGGGCAAGACCACTCTTGCAATGATCATTGCCGCCGAGATGAACGCGCCGCTGCGTATCAGCTCCGGCCCGGCGATCCAGCACGCGGGGGACCTTGCCGCGATCCTGTCCTCACTGACGGACGGCGAGGTGCTGTTCCTCGATGAAATCCACCGAATGTCCCGGCCGGCCGAAGAGATGCTCTACATGGCCATGGAGGACTTCCGGGTAGACATCGTGGTGGGCAAAGGGCCCGGAGCCACCGCCATTCCGTTGGACCTCCCGCCGTTCACCCTTGTCGGGGCAACAACACGGGCCGGGCTCCTGCCGGGACCGCTGCGCGACCGGTTCGGCTTCACCGGGCATCTGGAGTTCTACTCCACCGAGGAGCTCGAACTGGTGCTGCGCCGTTCGGCCATGATGATGGACATGCGGGTCAACTCGGCGGCATTTGCGGAGATTGCCGGCCGATCCAGGGGAACACCCCGTATCGCCAACCGTCTTCTGCGGCGGGTTCGCGACTGGGCACTGGTTCACGCCGTCGACGTCATCGATGCCGGCAGTGCCGGTGCGGCGCTGGACATGTACGAGGTTGACGCAAAGGGCCTTGACCGGCTGGACCGCGCCGTGCTGACCGCGCTGGTGACCAAGTTCAATGGAGGACCTGTCGGTTTGTCTACCCTCGCTATAGCTGTCGGCGAGGAACCTGAAACCGTCGAGACTGTTGCCGAACCCTACCTGGTCCGCGAAGGCATGCTCGGCCGTACCCCGCGCGGACGGATTGCGACAGCTGCTGCGTGGGAGCATCTGGGACTGATGATGCCGCCGACCGTCGCGGCCGCGATGCCCGAGGACCTGTTTTCGGTGTACCAGGAAGAGCACGACGGGGAACTCGGTGACGAGACGGAGTGGAGCAGGAACAAGCGCTAG
- a CDS encoding YebC/PmpR family DNA-binding transcriptional regulator, giving the protein MSGHSKWATTKHKKAVIDAKRAKSFAKLIKNIEVAARAGGADLSGNPALELAVQKAKKTSVPNDNIDRAIKRGAGLTGEVIDYSEIIYEARGPQGSALLIECLTDNKNRAASEVRVAITRNGGTVADPGSVAYLFSRKGVVSLPKKDLSEDDVLMAVLDAGAEEVKESGDSFDVHSEPTDLRAVVAGLEDAGIEYETDEVEFVPSMQVELDADAARKFLKLVDALEDLDDVQNVYSNADLSDDVLAQLESDD; this is encoded by the coding sequence ATGTCGGGGCACTCTAAATGGGCTACCACCAAACACAAGAAGGCGGTCATTGATGCCAAGCGCGCCAAGTCCTTCGCCAAGCTGATCAAGAACATCGAAGTTGCTGCCCGCGCAGGAGGGGCAGATCTCTCAGGTAACCCCGCGCTGGAACTTGCCGTCCAGAAGGCCAAGAAAACCTCGGTCCCGAATGACAACATCGACCGTGCGATCAAGCGCGGCGCCGGCCTCACCGGTGAGGTCATTGACTACTCCGAGATCATCTACGAAGCACGCGGTCCCCAGGGTTCGGCTTTGCTCATCGAGTGCCTGACCGACAACAAGAACCGCGCCGCATCAGAGGTGCGCGTTGCCATCACCCGCAACGGCGGTACCGTGGCCGATCCCGGGTCCGTTGCCTACCTTTTCTCGCGCAAGGGCGTCGTGTCGCTGCCGAAGAAGGACCTGAGCGAGGACGATGTCCTCATGGCGGTCCTCGACGCGGGGGCCGAGGAGGTCAAGGAATCCGGTGACAGCTTCGACGTTCACTCCGAGCCCACCGACCTGCGCGCCGTCGTCGCCGGTCTCGAGGATGCCGGGATCGAGTACGAGACCGACGAGGTCGAGTTCGTTCCCTCCATGCAGGTGGAGTTGGATGCCGACGCTGCACGGAAGTTCCTCAAGCTCGTCGATGCTCTCGAGGACCTTGACGACGTCCAGAACGTGTACTCGAACGCTGATCTCAGCGATGACGTACTCGCCCAGCTGGAGAGCGACGATTAG
- the ruvA gene encoding Holliday junction branch migration protein RuvA, which produces MISSLTGTVSHVGLHSAVIDVNGFGMQVQATPQTLSGLHVGAQATVSTALIVREDSMTLFGFAGPEEREVFETLLGVSGVGPRLALAVLAVHTPEAIRIAASSGDDKAFSKVPGIGPKGARRIVLELADKLVPLESGSPATPGNAWQGQVLAAMMGLGWSEKDAGAAIDAAIKESPETAASGDVGSILKLTLRRLGQDGARSSARTSVG; this is translated from the coding sequence ATGATCAGCTCTCTGACCGGAACCGTCAGCCACGTGGGCCTTCATTCCGCCGTCATCGATGTCAACGGGTTCGGCATGCAGGTCCAGGCCACGCCGCAGACACTTTCCGGCCTGCATGTTGGCGCGCAGGCCACTGTATCCACCGCGCTGATCGTCCGTGAGGATTCAATGACGCTGTTCGGCTTCGCGGGGCCCGAGGAGCGCGAGGTTTTCGAGACCCTGCTGGGCGTGAGCGGAGTGGGGCCGCGGCTAGCGCTTGCTGTTCTTGCGGTACACACCCCGGAAGCCATCCGGATAGCGGCGTCATCGGGTGACGACAAGGCCTTCAGCAAGGTGCCTGGTATCGGCCCGAAGGGAGCCCGACGCATTGTTCTTGAGCTCGCCGACAAGCTGGTTCCGCTGGAATCCGGCTCTCCGGCTACGCCCGGGAATGCGTGGCAGGGTCAAGTTCTTGCCGCGATGATGGGCCTGGGCTGGTCGGAGAAGGACGCGGGTGCGGCCATCGACGCGGCGATCAAGGAATCACCGGAGACCGCAGCCTCCGGTGACGTCGGATCAATCCTCAAGCTCACCCTGCGCAGGCTCGGCCAGGACGGCGCCCGCAGCTCTGCCCGGACGTCGGTGGGCTGA